The Populus trichocarpa isolate Nisqually-1 chromosome 2, P.trichocarpa_v4.1, whole genome shotgun sequence genome has a window encoding:
- the LOC7490664 gene encoding zinc finger CCCH domain-containing protein 6 isoform X2: protein MRGLKKSKRVCWASDVNLCQVRLFLSEESPSQIGSGAQDHLQAKSSWPTHSAGTDDFLPPGFEGSHPSSQLQIKLSEVPVIKWRCPPRLVLNLTWQLVAGEESEEMEVQNQREMRVLEAVYPRPSAIPPNSTFSVDLESSQHGDHQIPLIPITPIEDEDATEAPSDVMGPSMVPMNSQAQLLASGFPSFQNGIPSFPNGKPTAGVLPGVEPDAMAAVNKSSEQGSLIDPDLLLKILSNPKLIEKLVTDHGAVANAQNIPNTPLSDPLTSHVTLPNPAHIQMNRTESSAQASLTATSSGSFYTQPNGVPMGVPSSARIPPPGVPSTPTGATQAKDINYYKNLIQQHGGDKQETPQQFGSRYNHQVGTSQDLVNSKSRESKHKIMKPCIYFNSSRGCRNGVNCAYQHDSSSQQKGSGITEVQSSKRMKMDREISS, encoded by the exons ATGCGAGGATTGAAGAAATCAAAACGAGTTTGTTGGGCATCAGATGTTAATCTTTGTCAG GTAAGGCTGTTCCTGTCAGAGGAATCTCCTTCACAAATCGGGTCAGGTGCTCAAGATCACCTCCAAGCGAAGTCATCATGGCCAACTCATTCAGCTGGAACTGATGACTTTCTGCCACCTGGCTTTGAAGGAAGCCATCCTTCAAGCCAGTTGCAGATCAAGTTGTCAGAAGTCCCTGTGATAAAATGGAGATGTCCGCCCAGG CTTGTCTTGAACTTGACTTGGCAATTGGTTGCTGGGGAAGAAAGCGAAGAGATGGAGGTTCAAAATCAGAGGGAGATGAGAGTGCTTGAAGCTGTTTATCCCCGACCATCTGCCATTCCTCCAAA CTCCACATTTTCTGTGGACCTGGAAAGCTCTCAGCATGGTGATCATCAAATTCCCCTGATTCCTATTACCCccattgaagatgaagatgcaACAGAGGCACCATCTGATGTGATGGGACCATCAATGGTTCCAATGAATTCACAAGCCCAACTATTAGCTTCTGGATTTCCATCCTTTCAAAATGGCATTCCTAGCTTTCCAAATGGGAAACCAACTGCAGGAGTTCTCCCTGGTGTCGAACCCGATGCAATGGCTGCTGTCAATAAAAGCAGTGAGCAGGGAAGTTTGATAGACCCTGACCTGCTCCTCAAAATTCTCAGCAACCCAAAATTGATTGAGAAGTTGGTTACTGATCATGGAGCTGTAGCCAATGCACAGAATATTCCCAATACCCCTTTGTCAGATCCTCTAACTTCTCATGTAACTTTGCCCAATCCAGCACATATTCAAATGAATAGAACAGAATCCAGTGCCCAAGCATCTTTAACTGCGACTTCAAGTGGATCATTCTACACGCAGCCAAACGGGGTGCCAATGGGGGTTCCTTCTAGTGCACGGATTCCTCCACCAGGAGTTCCATCCACACCTACCGGAGCGACACAAGCAAAGGacattaattattataagaaCTTGATTCAGCAGCATGGAGGCGATAAACAAGAAACACCTCAGCAGTTTGGTAGCCGTTACAATCACCAAGTAGGAACAAGCCAAGATTTAGTTAATTCCAAGTCAAGGGAATCGAAACACAAGATTATGAAGCCTTGTATTTACTTTAATAGTTCAAGAGGATGCCGGAATGGAGTCAATTGTGCATACCAACATGATTCATCATCCCAGCAAAAGGGCAGTGGCATAACGGAGGTGCAAAGCTCAAAGAGAATGAAAATGGATCGGGAGATCAGTAGCTAG
- the LOC7479693 gene encoding uncharacterized protein LOC7479693 isoform X1: protein MTPPPGPYSGASTLALVARASAFSFGLVYGSVKLKILKMKVNSRNKAEAKAHH, encoded by the exons ATGACTCCACCTCCAGGTCCTTACTCCGGCGCCAGCACTCTCGCTCTG GTGGCGCGTGCATCGGCATTCAGTTTTGGCTTGGTTTATGGAAGTGTGAAGCTCAAGATTCTCAAG ATGAAAGTGAATTCGCGTAACAAGGCGGAAGCTAAGGCACATCACTGA
- the LOC7490662 gene encoding auxin response factor 5 isoform X1: MGSAEEKIKTGGIINGAQTNLLEEMKLLKEFQDQSGTRKAINSELWYACAGPLVSLPQVGSLVYYFPQGHSEQVAVSTKRSATSQIPNYPNLPSQLLCQVHNVTLHADKDTDEIHAQMSLQPVNSEKDVFPVPDFGLKPSKHPSEFFCKALTASDTSTHGGFSVPRRAAEKLFPPLDYSMQPPSQELVVRDLHDNTWTFRHIYRGQPKRHLLTTGWSLFVGSKRLKAGDSVLFIRNEKSHLMVGVRHANRQQTTLPSSVLSADSMHIGVLAAAAHAAGNRSPFTIFYNPRACPSDFVIPLIKFRKTVFGTQVSVGMRFGMMFETEESGKRRYMGTIVGISDLDPLRWPGSKWRNLQVEWDEPGCSDKQNRVSSWEIETPESLFIFPSLTSGLKRPLQSGFLGDTEWGGLVKKPLALLPGSGNASLPYASMSNMYSEQLINMLMKPQAVNYPGICGTALPEVSAVKVGSLDVKNMQAAINQTPQLNQSGITPIENQNYSQICLDQSNAMNSYSSKANVAGKSLSLSKVENQASVGGVDGKFKAKPEHLPDQLSQPTSTGECIVQKPISCPMTQQNATNHLVFQNQNQGQSQLQASLWPMQALAESSLLNSQQIRASLADATTPNCSLPFLDAGEWISHPMSIDSMCRSGPLSMFGLQDPSLPFMHQDAWDHQMSNLRILSEANQLIPLAQQEPCSFNSGAVKDSSDESNDQSGIYGSLNIDASNGGGSVYDRSVSSAILDEFCTLKDADLQNASDCLVGNLSSSQDVQSQITSASLADSQAFSRQDFPDNSGGTSSSNIEFDNSNLLQNNSWQQVAPRVRTYTKVQKTGSVGRSIDVSSFKNYEELCSAIECMFGLDGLLNNPKGSGWKLVYVDYENDVLLIGDDPWEEFVGCVRCIRILSPSEVQQMSEEGMKLLNSANIQGINTPITEGIHA; the protein is encoded by the exons ATGGGTTCTGCTgaagagaaaatcaaaacagGAGGGATTATTAATGGAGCTCAAACAAATCTGCTCGAGGAAATGAAGCTGTTGAAAGAATTTCAAGACCAGTCTG GGACACGGAAGGCAATAAACTCGGAGCTGTGGTACGCTTGTGCAGGTCCGCTAGTTTCCTTGCCCCAGGTTGGAAGTCTGGTGTATTATTTCCCTCAAGGACACAGTGAGCAG GTGGCCGTTTCCACTAAGAGATCAGCTACTTCACAGATTCCCAACTACCCAAATCTCCCTTCTCAGTTACTGTGCCAAGTTCACAATGTTACCCTTCAT GCAGACAAAGATACAGATGAAATCCATGCTCAAATGAGTCTTCAACCAGTGAACTCT GAAAAAGACGTCTTCCCTGTACCAGATTTTGGGCTAAAGCCCAGCAAGCATCCGAGTGAATTTTTCTGCAAAGCTTTGACCGCTAGTGATACAAGTACACATGGTGGGTTCTCAGTGCCACGCAGGGCAGCAGAAAAGCTCTTCCCTCCATTG GATTACTCAATGCAACCACCATCTCAGGAGCTTGTTGTCAGGGACTTGCATGATAATACCTGGACATTTCGCCATATATACCGCG GGCAGCCAAAGCGACACCTTCTTACAACTGGGTGGAGCTTATTTGTTGGTTCAAAAAGGCTTAAAGCAGGTGATTCTGTTCTGTTTATCAG GAATGAAAAGTCCCACTTGATGGTGGGTGTGAGGCATGCAAACCGTCAACAAACAACATTACCATCATCAGTTCTATCTGCTGATAGCATGCACATTGGTGTCCTTGCTGCTGCAGCTCATGCTGCTGGCAATCGAAGCCCATTCACCATTTTTTACAATCCAAG GGCATGCCCTTCAGACTTTGTCATTCCATTGATTAAATTCCGGAAAACTGTATTTGGGACTCAAGTCTCAGTTGGTATGAGATTTGGAATGATGTTTGAGACAGAAGAGTCTGGAAAACGCAG ATATATGGGCACAATAGTTGGTATTAGTGACTTAGATCCATTGAGGTGGCCTGGTTCCAAGTGGCGGAATCTTCAG GTAGAGTGGGATGAGCCTGGGTGTTCTGATAAGCAGAACAGGGTTAGTTCATGGGAAATTGAGACTCCTGAAAGTCTCTTTATTTTTCCCTCTCTGACTTCTGGTCTCAAACGACCCTTGCAGTCTGGATTTTTAG GAGATACTGAATGGGGGGGTTTGGTTAAAAAGCCTCTTGCATTGCTTCCAGGGAGTGGAAATGCAAGTCTTCCATATGCTTCAATGTCAAACATGTATTCTGAACAACTGATTAACATGCTAATGAAACCTCAAGCTGTTAACTATCCTGGAATCTGTGGAACTGCACTACCAGAAGTATCTGCTGTGAAGGTGGGTTCATTAGATGTTAAGAACATGCAGGCAGCAATTAATCAGACGCCTCAGCTAAACCAGTCAGGAATTACGCCCATAGAAAACCAAAACTATTCCCAGATCTGTCTAGACCAATCCAATGCCATGAACTCATATTCATCAAAAGCAAATGTAGCTGGGAAGTCACTTTCTTTGAGCAAAGTTGAAAATCAAGCGTCAGTTGGAGGAGTTGATGGGAAATTCAAAGCAAAACCTGAGCATTTGCCAGATCAGTTAAGCCAGCCAACCTCAACAGGAGAGTGCATTGTGCAAAAACCAATCTCGTGTCCTATGACTCAGCAGAATGCCACAAATCATCTGGTGTTCCAAAATCAGAATCAGGGCCAGTCACAATTACAAGCCAGCCTCTGGCCTATGCAGGCACTTGCAGAGTCATCGCTACTTAATTCCCAACAGATCCGTGCATCTCTAGCTGATGCCACTACACCAAACTGCTCTCTTCCATTTCTAGACGCAGGCGAATGGATATCACATCCAATGTCTATTGACAGTATGTGTAGATCAGGACCGTTGTCTATGTTTGGATTACAAGATCCCTCTTTACCTTTTATGCATCAAGATGCGTGGGATCATCAGATGAGCAATTTGAGAATTTTATCTGAAGCGAACCAATTGATTCCTTTGGCTCAGCAAGAGCCATGTAGCTTCAACTCAGGTGCAGTGAAGGATTCATCTGACGAGAGCAATGATCAAAGTGGAATTTATGGTTCTCTTAACATTGATGCTAGCAATGGTGGTGGTTCTGTGTATGATCGGTCTGTCTCAAGTGCTATTCTAGATGAGTTCTGCACATTAAAGGATGCTGATTTGCAGAATGCTTCAGATTGTCTAGTTGGCAACCTCAGCTCAAGCCAGGATGTTCAGTCTCAGATTACCTCAGCAAGCCTAGCAGATTCCCAAGCTTTCTCACGGCAAGACTTTCCTGACAACTCAGGTGGCACATCTTCAAGCAACATTGAATTTGATAATAGCAATCTGCTCCAGAATAACTCATGGCAGCAAGTAGCCCCACGTGTGCGCACATATACCAAG GTTCAGAAGACAGGGTCTGTTGGGAGGTCAATTGATGTCTCAAGTTTCAAAAATTATGAAGAACTATGCTCCGCTATTGAATGCATGTTTGGACTTGATGGGCTGCTAAATAACCCTAAAGGTTCTGGGTGGAAATTAGTATATGTGGACTACGAGAATGATGTTCTACTCATAGGTGATGATCCTTGGGA GGAATTCGTTGGCTGTGTTCGCTGCATTAGGATTCTGTCACCTTCAGAAGTTCAGCAGATGAGTGAGGAGGGAATGAAGCTTCTCAACAGCGCCAACATCCAAGGCATCAATACCCCCATCACAGAGGGTATCCATGCTTGA
- the LOC7479693 gene encoding uncharacterized protein LOC7479693 isoform X2: MTPPPGPYSGASTLALVARASAFSFGLVYGSVKLKILKPFVVTFCRFR, from the exons ATGACTCCACCTCCAGGTCCTTACTCCGGCGCCAGCACTCTCGCTCTG GTGGCGCGTGCATCGGCATTCAGTTTTGGCTTGGTTTATGGAAGTGTGAAGCTCAAGATTCTCAAG CCGTTTGTTGTTACATTCTGTCGATTTCGTTAA
- the LOC7479692 gene encoding probable methyltransferase At1g29790 yields the protein MGSVSLKIGDGTARFKRASFCSSAVNILMLFSVLTTNLFALYAFTSSPKDHQTHLFHNPHKNISLISEHVSLILREIAASQKKLAGMEKELLGYETMDISRPNIASELKLFLQHHQLPLGKDSRTGITEMVASVGHSCEKSADLLSQYMAYKVSGPCPGDWSLGQKLILRGCEPLPRRRCFAKSVQKVGLYRFPVSLWKPVSEKILTWSGLGCKNLECLNRKKLSRDCVGCFNITSDYETQRFVKARGKNDFIIDDVLALASGGIRIGFDIGGGSGTFAARMAERNVTVITNTLNVDAPFSEFIAARGLFPLYLSLDHRFPFYDNVFDLIHASSGLDGGDKPEKLEFLMFDIDRILRAGGLFWLDNFYCADDEKKTALTRLIERFQYKKLKWVVGEKIDTAGSGKSEVYLSAVLQKPARV from the coding sequence ATGGGATCAGTGTCGCTGAAAATAGGAGATGGAACAGCCAGATTCAAGAGAGCAAGTTTCTGTTCATCAGCAGTGAACATTCTTATGCTCTTCTCTGTACTAACCACTAATCTTTTTGCATTATATGCCTTCACATCTTCTCCAAAAGACCATCAAACTCACCTCTTTCACAATCcccataaaaatatatctttgatCTCTGAGCATGTCTCTTTAATACTAAGAGAGATCGCTGCTTCTCAAAAAAAGCTTGCCGGGATGGAGAAAGAGCTTTTGGGCTATGAAACTATGGATATTTCAAGGCCCAATATTGCAAGTGAGCTCAAATTGTTTTTGCAACACCATCAGCTCCCTCTTGGCAAAGATTCAAGAACTGGGATCACTGAAATGGTGGCTTCTGTGGGTCATTCTTGTGAGAAATCTGCAGACTTGTTGTCTCAGTATATGGCTTACAAGGTTTCTGGGCCCTGTCCTGGTGATTGGAGCCTTGGCCAGAAGTTGATTTTGCGTGGATGCGAGCCTTTGCCCAGAAGGAGATGCTTTGCAAAGTCTGTTCAAAAGGTGGGTCTTTATCGTTTTCCTGTTTCTCTTTGGAAACCTGTTAGTGAAAAGATTTTAACTTGGAGTGGTCTTGGTTGCAAGAATCTTGAGTGCTTGAATAGAAAGAAGTTGAGCAGGGATTGTGTTGGTTGCTTTAATATTACTAGTGATTATGAGACTCAAAGGTTTGTTAAAGCTCGAGGCAAGAATGATTTTATCATTGATGATGTGTTAGCTTTAGCAAGTGGGGGAATTAGAATTGGATTTGATATTGGTGGTGGGTCTGGGACTTTTGCTGCTAGGATGGCAGAGAGAAATGTGACTGTGATTACTAATACTTTGAATGTGGATGCTCCATTTAGTGAATTTATTGCAGCAAGAGGGCTTTTCCCTTTGTATTTGAGTTTAGATCACAGGTTCCCTTTCTATGACAATGTTTTCGATTTAATTCATGCTTCTAGTGGATTGGATGGAGGGGACAAACCTGAAAAACTGGAGTTCCTAATGTTTGACATCGATCGAATTCTGAGGGCTGGTGGATTGTTTTGGTTGGATAACTTTTACTGTGCAGATGATGAGAAGAAGACAGCTTTGACTCGACTGATTGAGCGGTTTCAGTATAAGAAGCTGAAATGGGTTGTGGGAGAGAAGATAGACACAGCTGGGTCAGGGAAATCAGAAGTTTATTTGTCTGCCGTACTACAAAAGCCAGCAAGAGTGTGA
- the LOC7490662 gene encoding auxin response factor 5 isoform X2 produces the protein MSLQPVNSEKDVFPVPDFGLKPSKHPSEFFCKALTASDTSTHGGFSVPRRAAEKLFPPLDYSMQPPSQELVVRDLHDNTWTFRHIYRGQPKRHLLTTGWSLFVGSKRLKAGDSVLFIRNEKSHLMVGVRHANRQQTTLPSSVLSADSMHIGVLAAAAHAAGNRSPFTIFYNPRACPSDFVIPLIKFRKTVFGTQVSVGMRFGMMFETEESGKRRYMGTIVGISDLDPLRWPGSKWRNLQVEWDEPGCSDKQNRVSSWEIETPESLFIFPSLTSGLKRPLQSGFLGDTEWGGLVKKPLALLPGSGNASLPYASMSNMYSEQLINMLMKPQAVNYPGICGTALPEVSAVKVGSLDVKNMQAAINQTPQLNQSGITPIENQNYSQICLDQSNAMNSYSSKANVAGKSLSLSKVENQASVGGVDGKFKAKPEHLPDQLSQPTSTGECIVQKPISCPMTQQNATNHLVFQNQNQGQSQLQASLWPMQALAESSLLNSQQIRASLADATTPNCSLPFLDAGEWISHPMSIDSMCRSGPLSMFGLQDPSLPFMHQDAWDHQMSNLRILSEANQLIPLAQQEPCSFNSGAVKDSSDESNDQSGIYGSLNIDASNGGGSVYDRSVSSAILDEFCTLKDADLQNASDCLVGNLSSSQDVQSQITSASLADSQAFSRQDFPDNSGGTSSSNIEFDNSNLLQNNSWQQVAPRVRTYTKVQKTGSVGRSIDVSSFKNYEELCSAIECMFGLDGLLNNPKGSGWKLVYVDYENDVLLIGDDPWEEFVGCVRCIRILSPSEVQQMSEEGMKLLNSANIQGINTPITEGIHA, from the exons ATGAGTCTTCAACCAGTGAACTCT GAAAAAGACGTCTTCCCTGTACCAGATTTTGGGCTAAAGCCCAGCAAGCATCCGAGTGAATTTTTCTGCAAAGCTTTGACCGCTAGTGATACAAGTACACATGGTGGGTTCTCAGTGCCACGCAGGGCAGCAGAAAAGCTCTTCCCTCCATTG GATTACTCAATGCAACCACCATCTCAGGAGCTTGTTGTCAGGGACTTGCATGATAATACCTGGACATTTCGCCATATATACCGCG GGCAGCCAAAGCGACACCTTCTTACAACTGGGTGGAGCTTATTTGTTGGTTCAAAAAGGCTTAAAGCAGGTGATTCTGTTCTGTTTATCAG GAATGAAAAGTCCCACTTGATGGTGGGTGTGAGGCATGCAAACCGTCAACAAACAACATTACCATCATCAGTTCTATCTGCTGATAGCATGCACATTGGTGTCCTTGCTGCTGCAGCTCATGCTGCTGGCAATCGAAGCCCATTCACCATTTTTTACAATCCAAG GGCATGCCCTTCAGACTTTGTCATTCCATTGATTAAATTCCGGAAAACTGTATTTGGGACTCAAGTCTCAGTTGGTATGAGATTTGGAATGATGTTTGAGACAGAAGAGTCTGGAAAACGCAG ATATATGGGCACAATAGTTGGTATTAGTGACTTAGATCCATTGAGGTGGCCTGGTTCCAAGTGGCGGAATCTTCAG GTAGAGTGGGATGAGCCTGGGTGTTCTGATAAGCAGAACAGGGTTAGTTCATGGGAAATTGAGACTCCTGAAAGTCTCTTTATTTTTCCCTCTCTGACTTCTGGTCTCAAACGACCCTTGCAGTCTGGATTTTTAG GAGATACTGAATGGGGGGGTTTGGTTAAAAAGCCTCTTGCATTGCTTCCAGGGAGTGGAAATGCAAGTCTTCCATATGCTTCAATGTCAAACATGTATTCTGAACAACTGATTAACATGCTAATGAAACCTCAAGCTGTTAACTATCCTGGAATCTGTGGAACTGCACTACCAGAAGTATCTGCTGTGAAGGTGGGTTCATTAGATGTTAAGAACATGCAGGCAGCAATTAATCAGACGCCTCAGCTAAACCAGTCAGGAATTACGCCCATAGAAAACCAAAACTATTCCCAGATCTGTCTAGACCAATCCAATGCCATGAACTCATATTCATCAAAAGCAAATGTAGCTGGGAAGTCACTTTCTTTGAGCAAAGTTGAAAATCAAGCGTCAGTTGGAGGAGTTGATGGGAAATTCAAAGCAAAACCTGAGCATTTGCCAGATCAGTTAAGCCAGCCAACCTCAACAGGAGAGTGCATTGTGCAAAAACCAATCTCGTGTCCTATGACTCAGCAGAATGCCACAAATCATCTGGTGTTCCAAAATCAGAATCAGGGCCAGTCACAATTACAAGCCAGCCTCTGGCCTATGCAGGCACTTGCAGAGTCATCGCTACTTAATTCCCAACAGATCCGTGCATCTCTAGCTGATGCCACTACACCAAACTGCTCTCTTCCATTTCTAGACGCAGGCGAATGGATATCACATCCAATGTCTATTGACAGTATGTGTAGATCAGGACCGTTGTCTATGTTTGGATTACAAGATCCCTCTTTACCTTTTATGCATCAAGATGCGTGGGATCATCAGATGAGCAATTTGAGAATTTTATCTGAAGCGAACCAATTGATTCCTTTGGCTCAGCAAGAGCCATGTAGCTTCAACTCAGGTGCAGTGAAGGATTCATCTGACGAGAGCAATGATCAAAGTGGAATTTATGGTTCTCTTAACATTGATGCTAGCAATGGTGGTGGTTCTGTGTATGATCGGTCTGTCTCAAGTGCTATTCTAGATGAGTTCTGCACATTAAAGGATGCTGATTTGCAGAATGCTTCAGATTGTCTAGTTGGCAACCTCAGCTCAAGCCAGGATGTTCAGTCTCAGATTACCTCAGCAAGCCTAGCAGATTCCCAAGCTTTCTCACGGCAAGACTTTCCTGACAACTCAGGTGGCACATCTTCAAGCAACATTGAATTTGATAATAGCAATCTGCTCCAGAATAACTCATGGCAGCAAGTAGCCCCACGTGTGCGCACATATACCAAG GTTCAGAAGACAGGGTCTGTTGGGAGGTCAATTGATGTCTCAAGTTTCAAAAATTATGAAGAACTATGCTCCGCTATTGAATGCATGTTTGGACTTGATGGGCTGCTAAATAACCCTAAAGGTTCTGGGTGGAAATTAGTATATGTGGACTACGAGAATGATGTTCTACTCATAGGTGATGATCCTTGGGA GGAATTCGTTGGCTGTGTTCGCTGCATTAGGATTCTGTCACCTTCAGAAGTTCAGCAGATGAGTGAGGAGGGAATGAAGCTTCTCAACAGCGCCAACATCCAAGGCATCAATACCCCCATCACAGAGGGTATCCATGCTTGA
- the LOC7490664 gene encoding zinc finger CCCH domain-containing protein 6 isoform X1 translates to MKKKKGCSKLELHVFAEVGQHQLRMVEKGECIRGAYDVEAYTVLNMLFLGDQTVKVVTKSTKCMLTMVRLFLSEESPSQIGSGAQDHLQAKSSWPTHSAGTDDFLPPGFEGSHPSSQLQIKLSEVPVIKWRCPPRLVLNLTWQLVAGEESEEMEVQNQREMRVLEAVYPRPSAIPPNSTFSVDLESSQHGDHQIPLIPITPIEDEDATEAPSDVMGPSMVPMNSQAQLLASGFPSFQNGIPSFPNGKPTAGVLPGVEPDAMAAVNKSSEQGSLIDPDLLLKILSNPKLIEKLVTDHGAVANAQNIPNTPLSDPLTSHVTLPNPAHIQMNRTESSAQASLTATSSGSFYTQPNGVPMGVPSSARIPPPGVPSTPTGATQAKDINYYKNLIQQHGGDKQETPQQFGSRYNHQVGTSQDLVNSKSRESKHKIMKPCIYFNSSRGCRNGVNCAYQHDSSSQQKGSGITEVQSSKRMKMDREISS, encoded by the exons atgaaaaaaaaaaaaggctgtaGTAAATTAGAATTACATGTGTTTGCGGAGGTTGGGCAGCACCAGCTGAGAATGGTTGAGAAGGGAGAATGTATAAGAGGGGCATATGATGTGGAAGCATACACAGTCTTAAATATGCTTTTCTTGGGAGATCAAACTGTCAAAGTTGTAACAAAATCCACAAAGTGCATGCTAACCATG GTAAGGCTGTTCCTGTCAGAGGAATCTCCTTCACAAATCGGGTCAGGTGCTCAAGATCACCTCCAAGCGAAGTCATCATGGCCAACTCATTCAGCTGGAACTGATGACTTTCTGCCACCTGGCTTTGAAGGAAGCCATCCTTCAAGCCAGTTGCAGATCAAGTTGTCAGAAGTCCCTGTGATAAAATGGAGATGTCCGCCCAGG CTTGTCTTGAACTTGACTTGGCAATTGGTTGCTGGGGAAGAAAGCGAAGAGATGGAGGTTCAAAATCAGAGGGAGATGAGAGTGCTTGAAGCTGTTTATCCCCGACCATCTGCCATTCCTCCAAA CTCCACATTTTCTGTGGACCTGGAAAGCTCTCAGCATGGTGATCATCAAATTCCCCTGATTCCTATTACCCccattgaagatgaagatgcaACAGAGGCACCATCTGATGTGATGGGACCATCAATGGTTCCAATGAATTCACAAGCCCAACTATTAGCTTCTGGATTTCCATCCTTTCAAAATGGCATTCCTAGCTTTCCAAATGGGAAACCAACTGCAGGAGTTCTCCCTGGTGTCGAACCCGATGCAATGGCTGCTGTCAATAAAAGCAGTGAGCAGGGAAGTTTGATAGACCCTGACCTGCTCCTCAAAATTCTCAGCAACCCAAAATTGATTGAGAAGTTGGTTACTGATCATGGAGCTGTAGCCAATGCACAGAATATTCCCAATACCCCTTTGTCAGATCCTCTAACTTCTCATGTAACTTTGCCCAATCCAGCACATATTCAAATGAATAGAACAGAATCCAGTGCCCAAGCATCTTTAACTGCGACTTCAAGTGGATCATTCTACACGCAGCCAAACGGGGTGCCAATGGGGGTTCCTTCTAGTGCACGGATTCCTCCACCAGGAGTTCCATCCACACCTACCGGAGCGACACAAGCAAAGGacattaattattataagaaCTTGATTCAGCAGCATGGAGGCGATAAACAAGAAACACCTCAGCAGTTTGGTAGCCGTTACAATCACCAAGTAGGAACAAGCCAAGATTTAGTTAATTCCAAGTCAAGGGAATCGAAACACAAGATTATGAAGCCTTGTATTTACTTTAATAGTTCAAGAGGATGCCGGAATGGAGTCAATTGTGCATACCAACATGATTCATCATCCCAGCAAAAGGGCAGTGGCATAACGGAGGTGCAAAGCTCAAAGAGAATGAAAATGGATCGGGAGATCAGTAGCTAG